From one Simplicispira suum genomic stretch:
- a CDS encoding PACE efflux transporter, whose product MSFNALIPGLHGLRRRVVYVTVYEIIAIAVATWGLASVTGQGAVHSAVISAASSAIAVAWNLVFNTLFERWEARQSVRGRSVARRVAHAVGFEGGLVLFLVPLFAWWFDVSLWQALLMDLGLLLFFLVYTFVFNWCFDRVFGLPASAA is encoded by the coding sequence ATGTCTTTTAATGCCTTGATTCCCGGCCTTCACGGCCTGCGCCGCCGCGTTGTGTATGTCACAGTCTACGAAATCATTGCCATCGCTGTAGCCACCTGGGGCCTGGCAAGCGTCACGGGCCAGGGCGCCGTGCATTCCGCCGTCATATCGGCGGCATCGTCGGCCATTGCCGTCGCCTGGAACCTGGTGTTCAACACCTTGTTCGAGCGCTGGGAGGCGCGCCAGAGCGTGCGCGGGCGCAGCGTGGCGCGGCGCGTGGCGCATGCGGTTGGCTTCGAAGGGGGGCTGGTGCTGTTCCTGGTGCCGCTGTTTGCCTGGTGGTTCGACGTGAGCCTGTGGCAGGCGCTGTTGATGGATCTTGGGCTGTTGCTGTTTTTTCTGGTTTACACCTTCGTCTTCAATTGGTGTTTTGACCGGGTGTTTGGCCTGCCGGCGTCGGCTGCATAA